The sequence below is a genomic window from Gemmatimonas sp. UBA7669.
GTCTGGCGCTGGAGCAAGGGACGACTCTTCACGCAAGCCATGCAGAACCGGTTGCTCGACGCGCATGATAGCACCGTGTACGACGAGCGCTGGACCCCGCCCGCCCCGGGTCGCTACACACTGGTGGCGCAACTCCATAGCGAGAATCACCCGGTGCAGCAGCGCGTGGCCTTCACGCTGCGTTGAATTGGCCGGATGGCGCTGAGCGGCCATCGCTCAGCGACGGCCATCACCCGGTGCCACTTGTCCTGCAACGGACGCCCTTGGGCGTCCGTTAGTGTTTTGTGGCAGGTTTCTGGTGCATCTTGTCCACGTACGCCGCGACCGCATTCCTGCCTGCATTCCCGCCCTCTACCCTGCCTCCGTGAGTTCATCTCCCGACGCCAACGATCTTGCCCTGCTCGAGCGCCTCGCCGGCGCCCGCTCGGCCCTGTCAAAACAGATTGCGCAGCGCATTGTGGGTCAGGCCCATGTCGTGGATGACCTGGTGACGGCCCTGTTGGCCGGCGGTCATGCGGTGCTGGTGGGTGTGCCGGGTCTGGCCAAGACCCTGTTGGTGCAGACCGTGGCGCAGGCTCTCGATCTGACCTTCTCGCGTGTGCAGTTCACGCCCGACCTCATGCCCAGTGACATCACGGGCACGGAGCTCATGGAAGAGGAGCCTGGCACGGGCAAGCGGGCGTTTCGCTTCGCGCCCGGTCCGGTGTTCGGCAACATGGTGCTGGCCGACGAAATCAATCGCGCCCCGCCAAAGACCCAGGCGGCGCTGCTGCAGGCGATGCAGGAGCGTACGGTCACGGTGGCCGGCCGCACGTATGACCTGCCGCGTCCCTTCTTCGTGCTGGCCACGCAGAATCCGGTGGAGCAGGAAGGCACGTATCCGCTGCCCGAAGCGCAGCTCGACCGCTTCATGTTCGAGTTGAACATCGGTTACCCGACGCGCGAGGAGGAGGAGCAGATCGTGCTCTCCACCACGGGTGACACACAGGGCAAGGTGGTGCCGGTCCTGGGCGGCGAGGAGCTGCTGCAGTTGCAGCGTCTGGTGCGCCGGCTGCCGGCGCCGCCGAGTCTGGTCTCGTACGCGGTGAAGCTGGTGCGCAGCACGCGGCCCGACGATCCGGAGGCTACGGCGCGCGTCAAGCAGTACGTGAGCTGGGGCGCGGGTCCGCGCGCGTCGCAGTATCTCGTGCTGGGCGCCAAGGCGCGTGCCGCCATGGATGGCCGGGCCATGCCGGACATCGACGACGTGAAGAGTGTGGCCCAGGCCGTGCTGCGTCACCGTCTGGTGTTGAACTTCCAGGCGGAGGCGGACGGGGTACCGGCGGAGTCGCTGATTACCTTCCCAGCCAACTGATCAGCGGTTGTTGTTGGGACCAAACTGATGACGGCGGAGTCCTGGCGGGCTCCGCCGTTTTTCGTTTTTGAGACGAGGCGTGTGTGGCTGGGTGCAGCGCAGTACAATTGACGTGCCGCTGACGCTCCAATGACGAGTGGTACGATGATGGTGGACGCTGCCGCAATCCGTCCCTCATCGCGGGCCTACTGGTCCTCGGAGTGAGTCATGCCCCGTTCTCGTCGTCGTTCGACCCGCCATCGCGATCGTGCGTCGACGTCTCCGCCTATTCCCTCTGCCTTTCCCAGTGTGCTGCCGGTGAGCGACCCGAATGATTCGGTGGCAGGCGGGCCATCCGCGAGCGAGGTGGCGGGCGGCGTGCGGCTGCGCGCGCAGACCTTGGGGGCGGCGCGGGTCTTGTGGGGCCCGCAGCTCATCACGCCGACCTTTGGTCTGCAATTCGCGTTGCTGGTGCGTCTGCTGCACACGCCGGGGCATCGAGTCCCACGTGGCGACCTGTTCTCGGAGCTGTGGCCGGATCAACCGGAGTCTCGCCAGCGCGGCAATCTGCGGCAACTGCTGTACAAGTTGCGCACGATGGGGATGGCGGTTTCGCAGACGGATGCTGACGTGATACTCGACAAGGCTCACGTCGAGGCTGTGTTTTGCGTGGACCGTAGTGTCGAGCACTTCGACCGTGACGTAACGCGCGGCGACGAGCCGTTTGGCCTGTGGCTTCCCGGCTACAACGGTCCGGGCGAGGCGTACGCGCAGTGGTTGTCATTGACGCGTGACGTGGTGCATGCGGACGTGCGGCGCGTGCTGGTGACCCAGCTTCGTCGTCGGCGGGAGCGTGGTGATTGGACAGGCGCGGAGGTGTTGTCGCGCTGGCTGTTGCAATTCGATCCGCTCAACGAAGACGCCACGCTGACGATCGCCGAGTGCGTGATGATGAACGGCGCGAAGGCGGAGGCGGTGGCGATTCTGGATCGCTATCTGGAGGAACTGGGTCCGGACGCTGGCGACATTCGCTTGCCGGCATCGCAGTTGCGCCGGCGCTTCACCGAGCCTTCGGCGCGGCGTCGTCCCTCACTGGCCGCCACCGAGCGTCACTTCATGGGGCGCGAGCAGGAAATGGCCGAGCTGACGATGCAATTGCGGCGCGCGCGCTGGCACGATGGCAGCGCGGTGCTCTTGCACGGACCGGCGGGCATCGGCAAGACGCGTCTGTGCACCGAGCTGGGCAAGGTGGCGCAGATCGAGGGCTACCGTGAGGTGACGATCGAGTGCCGGGAGAGCGACCAGCATCGCCCCCTGGGTGTGGTGATGGAGATCCTTCCGGAGTTGATGTCGTATCCGGGTGCGTTGGGCTGTTCGCCGGAGAGCCTGACGGTGCTGCGGCGGTTGGTGGGGGGAGACCTTCCAGATCAGAAGTCGGATCAAGAGCAAGATGCCGCGACACCGATCATTACTGAGCGATTCACTGAAGACATCGATGCGGTGCTTCGCTCCCTCCGAAGCCACACGATCAGAAACGCATTGGTCGACCTCGTTGGTGCACTATCGGACGACCGGCCCATTTACCTGCAGATTGAAGACCTGCAGTGGGTTGATGACACTACTTGGGACATACTAACTGACCTGATCAAGCGAGTAGGCCAGACGCGGCTTATGCTTGTCGCGACATGTCGTTACTCCACGATTCGAGAGGGTAATCCACGGTCGGTTCCGACGAGACTGATTGTTCGCAGACTAGAGCCACTTGCAATTGAAGCTTGCCAGAGGCTTACCAGGGCCATAGGCAGCGATCTTTCGGCTGATCTCAACGCTGAGATTGAACAATGGATCATCTCCAACAGCGGAGGTGCGCCACTACTTCTACGAGCCCTGGTGGAACACTGGGTCATCAATGGTGATGCAACCGGCGTACCTCCGACACTGGCTAGCGTCATCGATCAACGATTGGACAGACTGCCACCCGCTGCACTTCGCGCTCTCCAGTTAATCGACATTCTTGGACGCAATGCCTCACTCGAGAGGATCCGGGCGATCCTTGGCCTTCCCACTCACGATGTAGTTGACGCGCTCGAGAGACTAGAGGAGTCCGGATGCCTCGCAAAGGGGGACGCATCATTAGTCGTTTCACACGACGTGGTGGCCCGGGCCGCCTCGAAACGCTTGTCACGAATTGGCGAGGCCACGTTGCGCCTGGCTGCCGCGAGCCACTACGAGCAGGAATGCCGTGACCGCGAAGAGAAGGCGCGACTTCTCGACGCCCTTGAAAACCTATCGATCGTGGGATCGCAAAGTGACGTAACAGACTTTCTGCTGAGGAACGAGCTCGATCTACTCGATCTAGGTGCCCCGATTGCGGTTCTCACTCATATCAATAGGGTGTTTGACGACCACTCGGAACAAACATCGCAGAGTGTCAATCGACTCCGAAACAGGCTAGAGCTCGAGGCAGGTGAGTATCGTCGCGCGCTTGGCGGTGCCGCTGGGACAATCGATGTGGCAAGCACAGGATTGTGTCAAACAGACATTCGAGTTGACGACGTTCTTACCTACGCAGATTCAGCTCATCGTGCTGACCCGATTGTAGACCGTGACCACTTAGCGTCTCTTTGCGCGAGCATTGCCGAAGACGACAAGCTTCCGCTCGATAAGAGATTGAGGGCTTCGGCGATCGGGATCACTATTTGTGCAAATACATGCGATTCGATCACTGCATCTCGCTGTTTCTCGCCAGTTGTCTCGTCTGCAGTTCGGCCACAGCTGGCGGATGCTGAAACACGCTCATCTTTGCTCTACCACGCGATCTTCGGCGATCTAAGCATCGCTAGCCGCTTGGCAAAGTCTATCCTAGATGCTGCCGCAACGACTCGGCCATCAACGCAGGTTGCTATAGACTGTGGTCGCGCAGCATTTACGCTCCGCCTCTGCGGAGAGTTTGATTTGGCACGGTCATCGTTTTTGCGGCAAT
It includes:
- a CDS encoding AAA family ATPase, which codes for MSSSPDANDLALLERLAGARSALSKQIAQRIVGQAHVVDDLVTALLAGGHAVLVGVPGLAKTLLVQTVAQALDLTFSRVQFTPDLMPSDITGTELMEEEPGTGKRAFRFAPGPVFGNMVLADEINRAPPKTQAALLQAMQERTVTVAGRTYDLPRPFFVLATQNPVEQEGTYPLPEAQLDRFMFELNIGYPTREEEEQIVLSTTGDTQGKVVPVLGGEELLQLQRLVRRLPAPPSLVSYAVKLVRSTRPDDPEATARVKQYVSWGAGPRASQYLVLGAKARAAMDGRAMPDIDDVKSVAQAVLRHRLVLNFQAEADGVPAESLITFPAN
- a CDS encoding ATP-binding protein; amino-acid sequence: MPRSRRRSTRHRDRASTSPPIPSAFPSVLPVSDPNDSVAGGPSASEVAGGVRLRAQTLGAARVLWGPQLITPTFGLQFALLVRLLHTPGHRVPRGDLFSELWPDQPESRQRGNLRQLLYKLRTMGMAVSQTDADVILDKAHVEAVFCVDRSVEHFDRDVTRGDEPFGLWLPGYNGPGEAYAQWLSLTRDVVHADVRRVLVTQLRRRRERGDWTGAEVLSRWLLQFDPLNEDATLTIAECVMMNGAKAEAVAILDRYLEELGPDAGDIRLPASQLRRRFTEPSARRRPSLAATERHFMGREQEMAELTMQLRRARWHDGSAVLLHGPAGIGKTRLCTELGKVAQIEGYREVTIECRESDQHRPLGVVMEILPELMSYPGALGCSPESLTVLRRLVGGDLPDQKSDQEQDAATPIITERFTEDIDAVLRSLRSHTIRNALVDLVGALSDDRPIYLQIEDLQWVDDTTWDILTDLIKRVGQTRLMLVATCRYSTIREGNPRSVPTRLIVRRLEPLAIEACQRLTRAIGSDLSADLNAEIEQWIISNSGGAPLLLRALVEHWVINGDATGVPPTLASVIDQRLDRLPPAALRALQLIDILGRNASLERIRAILGLPTHDVVDALERLEESGCLAKGDASLVVSHDVVARAASKRLSRIGEATLRLAAASHYEQECRDREEKARLLDALENLSIVGSQSDVTDFLLRNELDLLDLGAPIAVLTHINRVFDDHSEQTSQSVNRLRNRLELEAGEYRRALGGAAGTIDVASTGLCQTDIRVDDVLTYADSAHRADPIVDRDHLASLCASIAEDDKLPLDKRLRASAIGITICANTCDSITASRCFSPVVSSAVRPQLADAETRSSLLYHAIFGDLSIASRLAKSILDAAATTRPSTQVAIDCGRAAFTLRLCGEFDLARSSFLRQFEIANQLHTPKLAEFPAWQLALIALDAGDMQALSLWNGEIDRLMASNFDPIAGSFLIAHKARCEIEAGRPDSAKRFLDAARNGQPRFPTAKATAYLVALEIGIALVEDSGPPNRALLESAIEKHRLTASYGTSDYLTGVLCSALVRCDESKLAKSLMFRYLNEQRRERGALPLFLRAVVDRVL